The following nucleotide sequence is from Solanum dulcamara chromosome 7, daSolDulc1.2, whole genome shotgun sequence.
GCCGAGATCTGCCAGATTAGGTCGGTCTGATTAATTGTTTCTGTATTTGATGAGACTTTACTGAGCTTTCGATTCTGGTCCACCAGTACCCCAAAAAGACTCGTGCAAGTCCGGATTATTATATAACCCAACCCAACCCTACCCTACCTTGTCCCTTCTACGTGGGCCATTCTGGTCTGGGCCGATCGGGTTTTGGCTCAGCCCGTTAGACACCCTTAAATTAAAGACTCACCATATTGGAGGGTTATCAAAGATGGGAACTAGCTACTATTTTACAGACCTATTCACAACTGTAAAATTTGTCAAAGGCATAGATTTATGTTTTGTTTGCTGCAAAAGTGGGATTCTCCTGGTCTTTCATCATGCCAAAGAAATATAgtgccattttcacgaagtTACAGTGTAACTTTTCAGTTGTAATGGATAGATGCGGATTcagaatttgaagtttatgaatttttataacAATGTCAAGTTAATACTTCCTCCGTTTCACaatcaaatatttatagatatttaatgaatttcttaatacatatacataatttgAACAAAAGTTATTGTATTCATGTAAACCTATATGTACTGTAGATCCACCCCTAGTAATAGGTCCTAGGGATGGAGCTTTAcccattttgtttgttattGTGCACATCTTTGAAGTGCTTATGTGTAAAGTACAGAGTTTATTCgaaatcatatttcaaaagtaTAATGTGCTCAATATATCTTAGAAATTATTAAAGTAGAACGTATCAAGTTTAAATTCGCCTCTAAAAAGTATTAACGCTTTCCATATAGGCTCACTTTTAAGCCGTTCAAAATCAAACACCATTTAATCTTGATTACAAAATTACATCTCTTCAAAGCATGAAAAACTAATCACATGATAGAACTGCAATAAAGCAAATGCTAGTAATTGTATCCATCAAATTCATCCAAAAATTAGGTACCAGGGATGGTCCTATGGCTTGTAAATCGTTGCAAAATAGTTTCTTCTCATCGATAAATTCATGATAAAAACAATTTATTTGAACAGATACGGAATTTCAGTAAATACTGATTCTTTCGTGGCAAGGCTGCCATGCTATCAATCACTCTTTCCTTCTTGGGCACCAATTTCTTGCAAATAATGCTCTGCATCCAAGGCTGCCATGCATCCTGTAAAACAAGTTTTTTCAAAGAAATCACTTTCTAACTTTGCAAGTGCACCAATCTTAAGACAATTCCAAATAGGATATTAACACACACATACAGAAATTCTATTAGAATTGCAAATGACAATCAATACACCATATATGATCTCACCAGCACTGACATTGTCACAAACTGACACTAGATCtgaaattttcataaacttgaAAAACCTCATATATCAAGATTGACAACATATCTCATGCAGCTTACCCCTTGAAAACTACTCTCTTCAAAGCATGTGTCAAAGTACTGGTTAATACAGGGAGATGAGAAACATGCTTTGTCTAATGTTTGGGAGATAAATCTTTGACTTAAATCCAGCTCGAGATCAGTAAAATAATGGAGATTCTAGTGAAAAATATTGTACATTCTCCAccaaatcaaaatagtaaaGTGACTCATTGTGTCATAAAGAACAACGGCCACCTATGATACCCAACAAGAAcgtacccagtgaaatcccacaagtggggtctggggagggtaggatgtacacagaccttaccactacctcatggagatagagaggttgtttccgaaagaccctcggccaCCTATGATGCCCATAGCATATAAATGTTAACAGTTCAAGATTTGGTTAACGTAGCACTCTTTACAGTATAATAAGGTGCCAACAAAACAAATGCACTGCTTGACATTTGTTCACTTGGCATAGAAACCTCCTATAAGTAGAATGATATCAGAAGATCATAGAATCAAATGGTTGGTACAGGAGTTTGACGATGATGCTTAGACAAATGGGAGGTCACAATTTAGATTTCAGAAAGTGCAGAACTGTTAGGAAAGGTGTAAAaccaatttattttaatatttgagTTGTATAATTTGGACTGGGAGAAATGATTAAAGGTTCCACTTTAGATGGGAAGAAAATTTTCTTTTCCATGGGACAACTATGACAGGAGATTATAGTAGCACTAGCCAAAACAAGAAATCAGGagacaaaaaataaattgttggaaaaatatatattggtCGATCATTATATTGTTGTCCATgctagaattaaaaaaaagaaaaggaaaagtcCGGTGCTCAAAGCATCCTATATCACGGTCCAAGGAAGGGACGCACCACAAGGGATGTGATGGTCCAGGGAAGGGACGCACCACAAGGGATGTGATGTATTGTAGGCAGCTTAAACCGATACAATCATCCTTGGTCGATTCCATGAGACGAACCCGTGCCCTATGGGTCATATGGAGACAACTTTACCATGGTCCATGCTAgtatactaaaaaaaaattggcaatCAACTTCCTATCAAATACTTTCACCTCCAGAAACTCTCAAACTATAGGGAATTGAAACAATTTTCCAGAGAACTATTGCTTATAGATATATCATATCTCAATGTACTACACTATTCCCTTgagttgaaaaatattttatctattcATGAAGTTTCTTTCTGCTCAAGCAATCCCTACAAGATACCATCATAATGGACTacagaaaatatctttttgattAAAATCAAGGGCTACAAATTTATTGTTTAATAAGGGTTGTTTCTCCATTTCTCTTTAATTGGAGGTGATTTTCACTAATTTTCCAGTAAAATCTTGGGCAAAAGTTAAACCATCATCAAGTGaccttgcaaaaaaaaaataatctcttcCACAACTACTTCCTGAGAACATACTATTCCTTATTTTGATGAAGAACATGCTATTCCTTAttaacaatgcataaaaaaagTAGCTGGTTATAATAGGAGCAGCACGATGCTTCATTTCCTCTTAATCAATTTCCATATGTATTCATTATTTATTTCTGGTTACTCTTATGTGATACATTTCTTCTCATTCTCTCTTAAATGGCATTGAGGAGTTCCATTTACTAAGCTATAAACAGGACAGATCTTTCACCCGATCAACATTTTGAACCGCTACACTACCTTTTGTTAAATAGAAACCTCGCTTCTTTTCGTACATCTATGATGCCTCCTGGAAGTCAGCATCGATACTTGACGCTACTAATTGAATAGTTTGTGAGAATTTCCTTTTTTCAAACTTCGATAAACTAACCCTCATTCAATAGAGCCACCCAACCTTCTCTAAAAGGTAAGAAATAGGGGATACGATCAACAAAAAGGCAGGCCGCTACTGCTGTAGCTGCAATGAGGAGTTTTTCCTCTGAAAGCTCTTTCTTAATCTGATAGGAAGTGCTTCCTTATTCTCAGCACCAATCAAAGCCGCGTATCATAATCCTTGTAATACTTGTTATTGAAGCAGcgtactttttttaaaaaattgatgcTTTACTTCCAGCTCAGAAAAAATAAGGGTCAAATTGCTAACATTAGTTCATTATTTCCTAGAAGGACATAATATTATTCAATCCCTAACAGTTAATTAACTAATCGAGAATCACCAAACTAGAGTaactaaaataaaacaaagcaataattcaacttcaaaatattggattttggattatttttatGACTGTCACAACCATGTATGGGCAAATAGCCCGAGATTTACATGGGCTTTGATTGAGGCTTAGTGTTCTTGTCAAAAAAGGGGGATTCTTCAGCACTGTTATAATTTCACCTCTATGACATTCATCAAACACAATCAATAGAGAAGTTGTAGCCATGATCAATGAAGCAAACTAACAAAGAGTAAAAAATGAAGCAAACTAACAAAGAGTAAAAAATGAAGCAAACTAACAAAGAGTAAAAAGCAAAGTAAATTAGGATAACTACCTGAACCAGCAGCAGTAATGGCTTGCCGGTACTTCTTATCTTGCACATCACCAGCAGCAAATACACCTCTAACGCTAGTCTTTGTCGTCCCTGGCACGGTTGCAACATACCTCTCACCATCCAACTGCAGTTGTCCATCCAAAAATTTGGTAGCAGGTTCATGCCCAATGGCGAAAAACAAACCCGAAACCTTCAAATCTGATACCTCTCCAGTAACCACATTTTCCACCTTTAATCCACCCAAAGTCTTCTCCCCATATGCCTCCACCACTGCAGAATTCCAAATCGCCTCAATCTTCGGGTTACTCAATGCCCTGTTTCGCATAATCTTCGAAGCCCTAAATTCATCTCTTCTATGAATTATATACACTTTTGAACCATATTTTGTCAGAAATGTAGCTTCTTCCATTGCAGAATCTCCACCACCGATCACCGCCAAAGGCTTGTTACGGAAGATCGGAGCTGCGCCGTCACACACTGCACAAGCCGAGATCCCGCGATTCCAGAAGCCTTTAACGCCGTCGCCGGATCCAGGGAATTCAAGCCGCTTAGCAACAGCACCAGTAGCAATAATAACAGCATCTGCTAGTACAGTCCTTTCATCGGACATTACCTTGAAAGGACTAGCAGAGAAATCAACGTTATTTACAGTTTCAGTGAAGATCTGTGTACCGAATCGGACAGATTGAGCACGGCACCGGTCCATGAGTTCACCACCGGCGAGTCCTTCCGGGAAACCGGGGAAGTTCTCGACCTCGGAGGTGGTCGTGAGTTGTCCACCTGGCGCGATATCATTGGCCATCCATCCTTCAAAAAGGATCGGTTTTAGCTCGGCGCGTGCTGCGTAAATGGCGGCGGTGTGAGCCGCCGGTCCACTTCCGATGATGCAAACTTTGGTCTTCTGTATGTCCGCCATAGAGGATGTATTAATGAGATACGGTGGTTGTGATTGGTGGTTGGTGGCGGCGGCGGCGGCGACGGCGGAGAGTTTTATATTGTTTTGGGGCTTTGCCAAATGGATCTTTATGACATGTGGCAAATAGTTACGGGTCAGAACTTTGTTTTAAATGGGCCGGATTTTGGTGGATTCAGTTTTTTCACTTTTTCATTCTTGGGCGAGTTTAGCACCAAATTCAAATCactataaaaacaaaaaataaatacgtaattttcttttattcaaatTGAAAGAGAGCATTGTTAGATTTTGAGGGTCAAAATTTGTGGTTCATGGATTGCTCATATGTACCGACTCAATTCGATCCGTTTTCGTTTGTTCTCGGAAAAGAAGataaggaattttttttttcttaattcaaaaatatggAGGGAacagttaatttttttaaccgataattttttttttaattcaaaaatatgggGGGAacagttaatttttttaaccgATTAATAAAAGAACATCCTTTAAGAAgggatattttttttcttcctaagAAGAAAAGTgacaaaaaataaaacagaaaaaaatcGAAAGAAGAACTATCTTTCTTCACTTAACAATAACACCAAAAGGGCATCTAGTTTGTAATAAACTAAGTCTTTATTTTCTAGTGATTCAAGGAAGACACTTGGAGCAACACTTCCCGATTTGTAATTTCAATCCGCTGCAATAAGAAGGTACATGAATCTTGTACTGTACCTACATGAATATTacattggtatcagagctgGATTTAATTGctctatattttaaaaaaaataattcatgaaatgaTGAATATCTTACCTGCTAGAAGTCGGATCTAGTAATAGATCTGAACTTCTTCAACTATTTGAGAAATCTAATATGAAAATGCTCCTTCAAAAGAAAGAGATTGAAACGAGTTGAGTTtgtgtatttttttcttctttctcgttttttattttttttaaggggAGGAAAAAAATTGGTTGAATGAAAATAGAGAAGATGAAGTGAAAAAGAAGAGTGTCTGTAGTGGGAAAGTTTTTCTTTATAGAGAAGTGGTTTTAAAAGGGatctctttttcatttttttggatATATTTGGTATGTTTTTGTGGTGAAAGCTAgtgtaattaatttatttctttaaaaatgatcatttttatACTAACTTTATAGGTAAAGTGCACAACATGTCTTTTGAGAAAAAAGGAATCATATGGCTTTACTAAAGTTACTAAAAAGTTTGACtccttttttcttcctttataGATTAGCGTACAAGTTTGTATTCTTGAGAAGAAAAAGACAAGTGTCATACAATATTGTGTACtgcctttttatttttggttgatagttttataaaaaaaattaatataattttttctagtaatttgacatattattttatatgttatAGTACACAAGCAAATAATGATATATTTCTTTTTGCAGATAAAGAAATGTAGTACTACAAGTACAAATTATTATTAGGTCTGTGATTTTTCTTGTTTAAGAGGAGGAAAATAGTGCTTTCACTTTTTTAATGGTTCATGTTAATTATAATTTAGTTATGTGTATTAAATTGATCCGAATAAATTTGTTTAGCCTTATGTTTCTTAAATAGTTTTTTTGAATCTTCTATATGTAGTAGTGACATTTGTTGTCACATTGAATTGTACAACCATTTTAATTGTTTCCTTATTCTTATTTCAGATATGGCTGAACAGGAACAAACTCGAATTACTCCAAATGAGAGTTCTCGAAGTCGAGCAAAAAGACAATGTTGAAGAGTACGTCGTCGTAGGACATGGTTCCGAGGGCGTAAGATCATACGGATCAGTGTTTCAAGGGTGAAACAAAATCTGTTAAGAAATCAAAGGGCTATTCGAAGGGAAAGAGAGAAGAAACTAACAGAGTTCAAGTCTTTTAAGATGTCCCATAATATTTCTGTTGCTAACTTTATTCAATTATTTGAATTAAAGCGTTTAGAACTGAAAAATTAAGTAGAACTCTAGGATTGAAAAACTTTGGCTATACTAATAGATTCTTTTCGTGAACCATGGGGCGAGAGACTAATGAAAGTATATCACAAGATTTGGCCAAGCGAACCTTTTAGGGTGTATATACgttatctcaaattcaaatggAGGGGACTTTATTTCAATTGAATTGTAACTTGCATTAATTTGTTTATTTcaatatatgaattatgttgtTTCTCtcttttatatgaaaatatttatcatttatctatttaaatgtGATGAGACTTAATTGAATGTCATCATTAAAACACTcactaaaaaattaattattttttattcttgatTAAATATTTAATCTGTGGATGATGATTGGAAATTTAGTGACCATTTTGATTCTACGTTAAATATGAAGTCAATTATGAAAATTGAATTATTTGAGTgagtatataaattttatgtatatattgttTAAAGTAATCATGATGAGTAAGAACTTGCTGAAATTGTCTCTCATTAACAGAAATGACATCTAAAAGTATCATTGCTGACTTGAACAAAGGTGAAAAACTAAATGGTGAAAATTACATATCTAAAATCGTAAAATATGGTATGTGCTGGAAGAGCAAAATGCTCTTGAaggtataaatcatattttaagtCAACCAGAAGAAGGTAATACTGCTCAACATAGGAGAGATCTTGAAGCTTATAAAGCTTGGAAAAAGACTGATTCCACTACACGTGGAATAATTGTTAGCTCTGTTGTTGATGCCCTCATTCATGAATGTGAGAAATTTCTTAATGCTCGTGCAATGTGGGCACACTTACAAGGAACATATAGGGGTACTTTTGTGACCCGCCTTAGACAACTCACTATCAAGTTTGACATTTTCAAAAAAACGTCATGATCAAAGCATCAAGAAACACCTTAGGGTGATGTCAAACATGATAGCACTACTCAAAAGTGCTAGTCATGTTCTCTCGAATGAGCAACAGGTTCAGGCAGTGATCTGGTCTCTTCCCAATAGTTGAGAACATTTGAAGGTTAATTTGACCCATAATGAAAACATCAAAACTTTTTCTGATGTTGCTCGACATGTTGAACTTGAAGACGAGCGGCTTGGTGTTGCTAAAGCTTCTTCTAATGCCTTTGTGGCTGAATCTAGTGGTACGAAGTCTTCAGGCTTCAAGcgcaagaaaaattgaaaaaagaaaggaaagggtAAGAAGACCGAAGAAGGACCCTTTAAGAAAAAGAACAAATCAAATTCCAAGAAGGGAAAACAATTTTTCAAGAAGAGAGACAAGAGCAAAAAAAAGTTCTACAATTGCCAAGTTCTAGGGCATTTTGCTCGTGAATGTACCGAGCCGAAAAAGATAGCATTTCTAAATGCATCTCTAACTGCTACATATGTTTCAAGCACTTCTTTCTAACTGAATCTTATCCTATGTGGATTGTAGACTCAGAATTCACCGATCATGTGAGTCGAGATTAAGAAACATTTATGGAGTTTCATCGAGTTTCACCTCGATCAAGGTGGATATATGTAGGAAATAATACAAGACTTGAAATCAAAGGGATTGACACTCGCAAAGTAGACTTGCACGGTGGTCGATCTTTGATGTTGCATGATTTCTTATATGCTCCAGAGATTCAACGAAACTTAGTATCTGTATCTGTTCTTTTACATATtggttttgatttattttttagtcgTAATAATGTTCGAATAGCTCTAGAAAATGTCTTTTATGATTTTGGACTTCTTTATGATCGTTTTAGATTGTAATTCTTCAACTTATGACTATTATGTTGACCGTTGTGTAATGACATGTTATTCTAGTAATAATGATATTGATGTTATTACATGgtgttatgccctatttttaacCGAGATTAGATATAAAGCACAACATATGAACTCTAAAaaagattaattattgtatggagtcgccacctaatttatttaggaaaataaggaaaaacctatttgatgcatgacctgtatgactcacgtttcaatctgcgaaaaatcagtttagattcta
It contains:
- the LOC129895719 gene encoding thioredoxin reductase 2-like, translating into MADIQKTKVCIIGSGPAAHTAAIYAARAELKPILFEGWMANDIAPGGQLTTTSEVENFPGFPEGLAGGELMDRCRAQSVRFGTQIFTETVNNVDFSASPFKVMSDERTVLADAVIIATGAVAKRLEFPGSGDGVKGFWNRGISACAVCDGAAPIFRNKPLAVIGGGDSAMEEATFLTKYGSKVYIIHRRDEFRASKIMRNRALSNPKIEAIWNSAVVEAYGEKTLGGLKVENVVTGEVSDLKVSGLFFAIGHEPATKFLDGQLQLDGERYVATVPGTTKTSVRGVFAAGDVQDKKYRQAITAAGSGCMAALDAEHYLQEIGAQEGKSD